ATGCGCGGATCTTCACACTCAATCCAGCGAGCGGTGTACACATTCACCGGCTCATACACAGCTTCCACTTTATATTCTTCCTTCAATCTATACGCAACCACCTCGTACTGAAGCACACCTACTGCACCCACTACGATGTCATTGTTGCGCGTTGGGAAGAACACCTGCGTTGAGCCCTCTTCAGACAATTGCTGAAGACCTTTCTGTAGCGCCTTCATCTTCAACGGATCTTTGAGGCGAATTCGACGGAACATTTCCGGAGCGAAGTGAGGAATTCCGGTGAACTTCAGCTCTTCACCCTCGGTGAAGGTATCACCAATCTGGATGGTGCCGTGGTTATGCAAGCCGATAATATCGCCCGCTACCGCTTCCTCTACATGGGAACGTTCGCCAGCGAGAAAAGTGACCGCATCGGCGATTTTGACATCCTTACCAATACGAACGTGCTTCATCTTCATGCCACGAGTATAGGAGCCCGAGCAAACTCGCATGAAGGCAATACGATCTCGGTGTTTCGGATCCATATTCGCCTGAATTTTAAAGACGAAACCACTCAATTTTTCTTCTGTGGCGACAACCTGACGACTCGACGCATCTCGGTCCAGCGGCGCTGGTGCCCATTCAACGAAGTCATCTAACATTTCACGTACACCGAAGTTACCGAGCGCCGTACCAAAGAATACTGGGGTAAGCTGACCCGCCTTGTATTCGTCGATATCAAATTCGTGTGTCGCACCGCGAACCAATTCAAGCTCCTCGCGAACTTCGTCAGCATAAACGCCGAGCAGCTCATCGGCTTCTGGTGAATTCAAACCTTGGATGCGGATATCTTCAGGAATAACCGAGCGAGATCCCGCCTTGTAGAGGTGAATGGTGTCCGTATATAGGTTGTAAACACCCTTAAATTCTTTACCCGAACCAATTGGCCAGTTGATTGGCGCTGCCGCGATGCCTAAGACTTCTTCCATTTCGTCCAGCGTTTCAATGGGATCGCGAATTTCTCGATCCAGCTTATTGACGAAACTGATGATGGGCGTATCGCGCAAACGACAGACGTTCATCAACTTGATG
This window of the uncultured Umboniibacter sp. genome carries:
- a CDS encoding peptide chain release factor 3, producing the protein MNAMSVSEHIANRRTFAIISHPDAGKTTITEKLLLLGQLIQKAGSVKGKGSDRHATSDWMTMEQERGISVTSSVMQFPYNGRTVNLLDTPGHEDFSEDTYRTLTAVDSCLMIIDAAKGVEDRTIKLMNVCRLRDTPIISFVNKLDREIRDPIETLDEMEEVLGIAAAPINWPIGSGKEFKGVYNLYTDTIHLYKAGSRSVIPEDIRIQGLNSPEADELLGVYADEVREELELVRGATHEFDIDEYKAGQLTPVFFGTALGNFGVREMLDDFVEWAPAPLDRDASSRQVVATEEKLSGFVFKIQANMDPKHRDRIAFMRVCSGSYTRGMKMKHVRIGKDVKIADAVTFLAGERSHVEEAVAGDIIGLHNHGTIQIGDTFTEGEELKFTGIPHFAPEMFRRIRLKDPLKMKALQKGLQQLSEEGSTQVFFPTRNNDIVVGAVGVLQYEVVAYRLKEEYKVEAVYEPVNVYTARWIECEDPRMLEDFKRKNSENVAVDGGGHLTYLAPTRVNLQLTQERWPDVEFRATREH